In Nematostella vectensis chromosome 12, jaNemVect1.1, whole genome shotgun sequence, the genomic window TCTTTTGGGGGATAAGGGCGTGTCCAGAGGATAGATTGGGTGGCTGCCTGcccctttcttctttttagTACAATCTTTGTAGAATCCAGTCTTTTTTTCATGTtcattttcttatttgttCAACTATTACTAACCCCCCATTTATGTAGTGTCTGGATCTGCTAGTGAGAAGAAGAGGGCAGCAGAGAAGAATTTTCTCAAAGAATTGGCCATGCCAACTAGCCAATTCAATTGGCCATGATTGTAGCGTGCTGTTAGCTGTAATGCTAAAAATTGCCCAGAAACTGTTCATAAGAAAATCATTCCTCCCAAGTGCCTAATACTCACCGCTAACAAAAGCCTTGCCGTCCTTTTGGATGTCCACAGTGTTACATGTTACATTTGGCACAACAATGCGTAGCAGCTCCTTACTCGTGTTAGTGTTCCAAACTCTGATCTCATTCTTTGAGCATGTGGCAAAGATGTCTGAGAACCCACtagaaaataaacacaatactCTAATCCCACAATACACTAAAACAGCACTGTGCAATGCCATTAAAAATATGACAATTTGGAATTTATAAAATGTTATGTATACGAGTATTGCTGTACTACCGACAAGCAAAGGCTGGCAGGCATTAGTTTGGCCTGACCATGAAGCTGTATGTTGCATTGCCTTAGGTTATCTTGCCTATTATGCATTGAACATATTTACACTTTATTTGAGAAGTGGGTGCAGGTCTTCCTCCCCTGCACATCCCTAGCTATATTAAGCACCTCCCCTTGCCCTACAGTTTCACCATTCTTCCATTCTGTCCTACTTTTCACTTGCTCCCTCCTACTTCCGCTGTAACTTCTAAAGAAACGCTTTACAGACACTACGAGTATTTCACTTACTAATATTTCACTTACAAAGGAAAGACCACATCATTGACTTTGTCATAATGGCAGGTGTTGATTCGCTCATAAGTAAACTCAGGAAAGTTGAACCGGTACATCTGAGATAACTTCGTGCCAACAAAGAATTGATGGCCCTGCCCTCTCAGAGCAATGGATGTGATATCACCTTCTACTTTGCAAAGCCTAAAGAAATCAAAACATGGTGCGTTAATGGATTCAAGGGGAACAAAAGACAAAGAGCGACTCGAGTGTTAGTTCCGAACATGCGTGAAGGGTCAAAATCACACAAAATAATCTTTCAGTCTGTGTGCAGATGAGTGTTTTCTAATGTTGTAGTTTTCAAGGCTTTAAATTAACCCCTTACCCCCTCACCCCCTAAAAACAAGCAAATTGTTCTCAGATCATCCCAATCTTGAATTTCTCAACCATCACATATCACATACTTACTTGCTGTTAGCTTTGCTGACTTTGAAGTTTTTACAGTCCACCACGGCCACAGTACCATCACCTGCCCCAACCAGTAATTCCTGGCCACCCTTGATAAGCTCCATGGCAGTAACACCCTGACTAAACTTCTCCTTGGCTGGCCCATAATGGCGGAACAGACGGTTCTGAATATTTATCTAAATGCGGGGAGGAAATACAGTGTATAAATAACATCATTGAATCGATGTTATGAAGTATGTTTGGGGACGCAATGTTTTAGCTCTTTTTTAGTTTTAAGATTTGATGGTTAAATTACTTCTTGTACTGCTGAGGCAGATCCTCGATTTTTCTCAAGGGGTAGGGACCCTTTGTAGTGGGAGGATAATCTGTGGAATTTAGCATGAATAGAattcttttaaattttcaaTCCAAAGAGGGGACACCAGCCTTCCCAGGGTCCACCAGTGAGTAACTAGGCATTTGAGTTTTGGTTAATAGATTTGTGATCATTAGTAAATGACAAAAACAagtcattattaccatcagGATATCCCCACTTGTTGTTCCACAGAAAAAATGAGTATCATCTTCTGTCACCTAAAGGATACAAATATGTGAGGAAATACTAGTTAACAACTCATGAGATCAACAAGATAGAGTTCTACTGTAGAGAAATAAAACATCCCTTTTTgtgcttttttagaaaatgtgaGAGCTGATCAATGAAGCAAAAGACTTCAGTTTAAATGTgctcaatatttatttttacactCTAAAAATAAATGCTGCAATTTAATTGCTTGTCGATAAAATTTTCCTCACCTTTATACAGTTGACAATGCGCTTGAGTTGACCCATGTTGCATTCTGTGGGACGTATCTTACGGTTTGGCCTGTCAAGCTCCCACACACGGAGAGTTTTGCTAGAATGCAAATAAGTTAATTTTTAAATGTATAAATATCAAATCAATTTCAACATAGAGTTTcaatatttgtaaaaaaaaaaaatcagaacaTACTGTAAGAACATTTTACAGCTCTAAGGACAAATGTTCCATTGAAATATTGtttagataaaaaataaaaaaaaggaacaagaTATTGCAGTAAAGAAGATGTTTGAGTTGTAGAGACAAGTCACATGCAACAATGTCCAAATTAGCTGATTTATGACCTGCACTAGAGATTTTATATAAAGTAAGTTACTTTTCCTTTACTTTAAGAAGAAGGGTTTTTTTAATCTCTTCTTTAAGAAAGTGAAAATAAAACTTCTTTTCATATACAGGACTACTTACTTTCCTCCTGTGATGAAGAGATTGTCGTTGTGATTAGCGAAGGCCACAGCATTAGTCGTACCAGCACTTGGGACAGCAGCAGGGCTGCCACACACAGCCTCACCAGCTTGAAGGTCCCATACAACAACactaaacaacaacaacaacaacaacaacaactacctTCAGAATACTGTAAGTACTACAGTGATAGGGTCTACTGTCAGTAATACAATCCTGACAACTCATAGATTTAAGTCTTAGACTTTAAAATGTTAcaggaaaaaaagataattaaGCCAGTCATCATGGCACATCTTGACAGCTTGCTTACATGTTAGTCCAGTCAGAAAGGGGTTTGACTCCAAACTAACAACAACTGTATAACTCCTCAATATAACTTCTTTAGATTATATCAAAAGTCCCATACAAATTGGAGTTTTAGAAAGGCTCGAGAATTGACACAACTGTATATATTCAATTTCCAATACAACCCTTGTATGAGAAACTATCCAATGTCgatatttttgtcttttaggGTCTACAGGTGTACGAGTTTGACTAGTGCATCAATGCAATGCTCAAATATCCTGAGCCACAACACAAACCTTCCGTCATCCTGTCCTCCAAGAGAGACCAGATACTCATCATTGGGAGAGAATGCCAAGGCTTCAACCTTAACTTTATGAAGCGTCAACTGATACTTGAGCTTTTTCTCAGCATAATCCCACACAATCACACTTGCTTTAAAACCCATGTGAGCCTGCTGACCTGACGCCAAGTATCGGCCGCTTTTCGACACTGCCACACATGTGACATTATCCGTGTGACCACTGAGACAGCTTTGCTTGCCAGTTTTGATTTGTTCAATGACAACTGTGTTGCCAAGTGGGTAGATCAAGTGATCTCGATCTGGGTGAACCAGCAAACCATTTGGGACAGCTCctaaaacagcaaaaaagtTACGTTAGACAGCTTGATTACCATTAACGTCTACATGATCATTACCATCCAGCTTTGAGCACAAACTGCACTTTGCAGTATATTGAACAGTATTATAGTAATATTCTGGTAAACTAGCAATCTCCTGCAAAAAAATGTGAGTTcgcaaaacaacacaaacaaaaaatgacaactgacagacggacggacaccGGACAGAGATCAGTTGATTTTTTCACCTTAAATATTAGACATCCTTTCAAAAACATTGTTGTTTATATATAAGGACCACATAATTCTGTGGAttaagggattttttttaattttagacAATTTGCAAGTAGCAAAGCAACGTTAAAGTtccacaatacaaaaacacaaatgAAAACTTCACATTTCTTACCTGCAAATCCAATAACGGATTCAAGCTCCAGCCGTCCAACATCGCTCGCTTCCTTATTACTCATCCTAGAATCCATTTTAATAAAGCCAAGGTAAGTAAAGTAATCAAAATGAGCTCAAAAGCCGTATTATTTTGCGGCTTGTAGGCCGACTTTGGAAACTCTAGTTTATTATCCCCGCGCGTAACCGTTGGTAACCGGAGAAGAGCCAACTAATCGCATGCGTTCACAGGGTTGACCGCTGAAATAAATCGAAGGctacaaaaagaaagaaacgaAGTCTCGAATATTCGAACAGCTGAAAAATATAACTTCTCTCCTTTCAGGACCTT contains:
- the LOC5520229 gene encoding cilia- and flagella-associated protein 52; translation: MDSRMSNKEASDVGRLELESVIGFAGAVPNGLLVHPDRDHLIYPLGNTVVIEQIKTGKQSCLSGHTDNVTCVAVSKSGRYLASGQQAHMGFKASVIVWDYAEKKLKYQLTLHKVKVEALAFSPNDEYLVSLGGQDDGSVVVWDLQAGEAVCGSPAAVPSAGTTNAVAFANHNDNLFITGGNKTLRVWELDRPNRKIRPTECNMGQLKRIVNCIKVTEDDTHFFCGTTSGDILMINIQNRLFRHYGPAKEKFSQGVTAMELIKGGQELLVGAGDGTVAVVDCKNFKVSKANSKLCKVEGDITSIALRGQGHQFFVGTKLSQMYRFNFPEFTYERINTCHYDKVNDVVFPFGFSDIFATCSKNEIRVWNTNTSKELLRIVVPNVTCNTVDIQKDGKAFVSGWDDGKIRVFRPESGQLFYEISDAHSKGVTAVIVNSTCSKIVSGGGEGQVRVWEGKKLLGMMKEHKGSVTCIKLKRDDTECVSASTDGTCIIWNLESFVRSQIVFANTMFEAVCYHPSDCQIITAGTDRKIAYWETFDGALIRDLEGSSAGSIQGMDIALDDSVTHFVTGGADKLLKVWDYDAGQVTHLGGGHSGDITRVKICPNSRWIVSVSADGAILRWRYPYSSHNTMQQMTDR